A genomic segment from Brienomyrus brachyistius isolate T26 chromosome 9, BBRACH_0.4, whole genome shotgun sequence encodes:
- the si:ch73-54f23.4 gene encoding zinc-binding protein A33 isoform X3: MSRNHTKDNCFNKNLLAEHKQKLIQAIKRIKHEIDECWDAERETYAQALSVENTFDDLEREIRSEYRNLHRFLDLEEEMDIERLTKEKEKRVKLLREREKKISEQGKDLERAIETLNSKLKEEDSAKLLNDIKDLLKRCQVNFVPPSAVNAEIQAGQFIGPLQYKIWKHMKSSLYPNIATFTFDADTAHPLLRLSPCSTSVWFEDKEDTPPEPESDNPRRFHYYYCLLGQEGFTHGRHYWEVEPIFPFFNPCDTDEGKNTAPLTLFSPSL; this comes from the exons ATGTCACGGAATCACACCAAAGACAACTGCTTTAACAAAAATCTCCTAGCTGAACATAAG CAAAAGCTGATACAGGCCATTAAACGAATAAAACATGAAATAGACGAATGCTGGGATGCAGAAAGAGAAACGTACGCACAGGCTCTGTCAGTGGAG AACACGTTTGATGACTTGGAAAGGGAAATCAGAAGCGAGTATCGGAACCTGCATCGCTTTCTGGACTTGGAGGAAGAGATGGATATAGAAAGGTTAACGAAGGAGAAAGAGAAGAGGGTGAAATTgctcagggagagagagaaaaagatcTCAGAGCAAGGGAAGGACCTTGAAAGAGCGATCGAGACGCTGAACAGCAAACTAAAGGAAGAGGACAGTGCAAAACTCTTAAAT GATATCAAGGACCTTTTGAAAAG GTGCCAGGTGAATTTCGTTCCTCCCTCAGCCGTGAATGCCGAAATCCAGGCTGGACAGTTCATTGGCCCGTTGCAGTACAAGATTTGGAAACATATGAAAAGCTCCCTCTATCCAA ATATTGCCACCTTCACTTTCGATGCAGACACCGCTCACCCCTTGCTCCGCCTCTCGCCCTGTTCCACATCAGTCTGGTTTGAGGACAAAGAGGACACACCCCCTGAGCCCGAGTCGGACAATCCCCGACGCTTCCATTATTACTACTGCCTGCTGGGGCAGGAGGGATTTACCCATGGGAGGCACTACTGGGAAGTAGAG CCCATCTTCCCCTTCTTCAACCCCTGTGACACAGATGAGGGGAAGAACACTGCTCCCCTCACCCTCTTCAGCCCCTCGCTGTGA
- the si:ch73-54f23.4 gene encoding zinc-binding protein A33 isoform X2, with protein sequence MLGCRKRNNTFDDLEREIRSEYRNLHRFLDLEEEMDIERLTKEKEKRVKLLREREKKISEQGKDLERAIETLNSKLKEEDSAKLLNDIKDLLKRCQVNFVPPSAVNAEIQAGQFIGPLQYKIWKHMKSSLYPNIATFTFDADTAHPLLRLSPCSTSVWFEDKEDTPPEPESDNPRRFHYYYCLLGQEGFTHGRHYWEVEVGLKTAWRVGVAREDVYRGEMDSCTTANGLWTLALKGGIIQACTEPCPTPVKAAVRPTRIGVFLDCEREEVSFYNAITMTSLFSFSMGTIFQPIFPFFNPCDTDEGKNTAPLTLFSPSL encoded by the exons ATGCTGGGATGCAGAAAGAGAAAC AACACGTTTGATGACTTGGAAAGGGAAATCAGAAGCGAGTATCGGAACCTGCATCGCTTTCTGGACTTGGAGGAAGAGATGGATATAGAAAGGTTAACGAAGGAGAAAGAGAAGAGGGTGAAATTgctcagggagagagagaaaaagatcTCAGAGCAAGGGAAGGACCTTGAAAGAGCGATCGAGACGCTGAACAGCAAACTAAAGGAAGAGGACAGTGCAAAACTCTTAAAT GATATCAAGGACCTTTTGAAAAG GTGCCAGGTGAATTTCGTTCCTCCCTCAGCCGTGAATGCCGAAATCCAGGCTGGACAGTTCATTGGCCCGTTGCAGTACAAGATTTGGAAACATATGAAAAGCTCCCTCTATCCAA ATATTGCCACCTTCACTTTCGATGCAGACACCGCTCACCCCTTGCTCCGCCTCTCGCCCTGTTCCACATCAGTCTGGTTTGAGGACAAAGAGGACACACCCCCTGAGCCCGAGTCGGACAATCCCCGACGCTTCCATTATTACTACTGCCTGCTGGGGCAGGAGGGATTTACCCATGGGAGGCACTACTGGGAAGTAGAGGTAGGCCTCAAGACTGCCTGGAGGGTAGGTGTGGCCAGGGAGGACGTGTACAGGGGTGAGATGGACTCCTGCACCACAGCCAATGGGCTCTGGACATTGGCTCTGAAGGGAGGTATCATACAGGCATGCACTGAGCCATGCCCCACCCCTGTCAAAGCTGCTGTGCGTCCCACCCGGATAGGGGTCTTCTTAGACTGTGAGAGAGAAGAGGTGTCCTTCTACAACGCCATAACCATGACCTCACTCTTCTCCTTCTCCATGGGCACAATTTTTCAGCCCATCTTCCCCTTCTTCAACCCCTGTGACACAGATGAGGGGAAGAACACTGCTCCCCTCACCCTCTTCAGCCCCTCGCTGTGA
- the ino80e gene encoding INO80 complex subunit E isoform X1: MNGQADMDVDYKRKYKNLKRKLKFLVYEQECFQEELRRAQRKLLKVSRDKSFLLDRLLQYERVDEDSSDSEATASSDNSEGEGLKDREREGVKKRRGSPGIPPLASSSSPHLSLLSRPGMNPLQPAASTPYLSTLPFPPEYLAPSAERGKKERKAKTTKHKKDSAGKAVGAATSNYPSSAASPAPSGAPFSWVPRQMLSGDAPEDEGESEGDSDRAEEERGEGEEAELVIDIPNE, translated from the exons ATGAACGGCCAGGCTGATATGGACGTGGATTACAAGCGAAAATACAAAAACCTGAAGCGGAAACTGAAATTTCTCGTTTAC GAGCAGGAATGTTTCCAGGAGGAGTTGAGGAGGGCGCAAAGGAAACTGCTCAAGGTGTCCAGAGATAAGAG CTTTCTGTTAGATAGACTGTTGCAGTATGAGAGAGTCGACGAAGATTCATCTG ATTCTGAGGCCACAGCTTCCTCAGATAACAGTGAGGGGGAAGGACTGAAGGACAGAGAGCGGGAAGGTGTTAAAAA GAGGAGAGGCAGCCCTGGCATTCCCCCCCTCGCCTCGTCTTCATCGCCtcatctctcccttctttctcgCCCTGGGATGAATCCTCTCCAGCCTGCAGCATCCACACCCTACCTCAGTACT ctgcccttcccCCCAGAGTATTTGGCCCCCTCCGCTGAACGAgggaagaaagagagaaaggCAAAGACGACCAAACACAAGAAAGACTCTGCGGGgaag GCTGTGGGCGCTGCAACTTCTAACTACCCCTCTTCTGCGGCTTCCCCGGCCCCCTCTGGCGCCCCCTTCAGCTGGGTGCCCAGGCAGATGCTGAGTGGAGACGCACCAGAGGACGAGGGGGAGAGTGAGGGAGACAGCGACAGGGCTGAGGAGGAGAGGGGCGAGGGAGAGGAGGCCGAGCTGGTCATCGACATTCCCAACGAGTGA
- the si:ch73-54f23.4 gene encoding zinc-binding protein A33 isoform X1: MILILTWNFSVFLFQQKLIQAIKRIKHEIDECWDAERETYAQALSVENTFDDLEREIRSEYRNLHRFLDLEEEMDIERLTKEKEKRVKLLREREKKISEQGKDLERAIETLNSKLKEEDSAKLLNDIKDLLKRCQVNFVPPSAVNAEIQAGQFIGPLQYKIWKHMKSSLYPNIATFTFDADTAHPLLRLSPCSTSVWFEDKEDTPPEPESDNPRRFHYYYCLLGQEGFTHGRHYWEVEVGLKTAWRVGVAREDVYRGEMDSCTTANGLWTLALKGGIIQACTEPCPTPVKAAVRPTRIGVFLDCEREEVSFYNAITMTSLFSFSMGTIFQPIFPFFNPCDTDEGKNTAPLTLFSPSL; this comes from the exons ATGATTTTAATTCTCACATGGAATTTCTCTGTATTTTTGTTCCAGCAAAAGCTGATACAGGCCATTAAACGAATAAAACATGAAATAGACGAATGCTGGGATGCAGAAAGAGAAACGTACGCACAGGCTCTGTCAGTGGAG AACACGTTTGATGACTTGGAAAGGGAAATCAGAAGCGAGTATCGGAACCTGCATCGCTTTCTGGACTTGGAGGAAGAGATGGATATAGAAAGGTTAACGAAGGAGAAAGAGAAGAGGGTGAAATTgctcagggagagagagaaaaagatcTCAGAGCAAGGGAAGGACCTTGAAAGAGCGATCGAGACGCTGAACAGCAAACTAAAGGAAGAGGACAGTGCAAAACTCTTAAAT GATATCAAGGACCTTTTGAAAAG GTGCCAGGTGAATTTCGTTCCTCCCTCAGCCGTGAATGCCGAAATCCAGGCTGGACAGTTCATTGGCCCGTTGCAGTACAAGATTTGGAAACATATGAAAAGCTCCCTCTATCCAA ATATTGCCACCTTCACTTTCGATGCAGACACCGCTCACCCCTTGCTCCGCCTCTCGCCCTGTTCCACATCAGTCTGGTTTGAGGACAAAGAGGACACACCCCCTGAGCCCGAGTCGGACAATCCCCGACGCTTCCATTATTACTACTGCCTGCTGGGGCAGGAGGGATTTACCCATGGGAGGCACTACTGGGAAGTAGAGGTAGGCCTCAAGACTGCCTGGAGGGTAGGTGTGGCCAGGGAGGACGTGTACAGGGGTGAGATGGACTCCTGCACCACAGCCAATGGGCTCTGGACATTGGCTCTGAAGGGAGGTATCATACAGGCATGCACTGAGCCATGCCCCACCCCTGTCAAAGCTGCTGTGCGTCCCACCCGGATAGGGGTCTTCTTAGACTGTGAGAGAGAAGAGGTGTCCTTCTACAACGCCATAACCATGACCTCACTCTTCTCCTTCTCCATGGGCACAATTTTTCAGCCCATCTTCCCCTTCTTCAACCCCTGTGACACAGATGAGGGGAAGAACACTGCTCCCCTCACCCTCTTCAGCCCCTCGCTGTGA
- the LOC125749424 gene encoding uncharacterized protein LOC125749424, with product MTILRAITMSVLLCSVFSSKLKAKDIPRIAFFGEDVEILTSVTKSTEVRFKPSTPALGGSEKVLMKDGIITENRVTLNHLNHLVLENVGEDDEGEYVIKNDDDPHSVKRIKLIVRDCSNEQNVKYGDIYNIPMHDVSLPIILEFRHSPNEINDSVGPVTVLLNQSLTPTEDYKTRLRASEQRVSLHGVTRADEGSYTILDSEMKVKKKMCLNVKEHQHFAHLPYAGTLKIHLYLNRSLVKVFYTPDSDSKRRLVLDQGELVASMDPSLDGRFFVEGSLCVLERVRVTDKGLFQVTDLEDFPVSNVYLTVDPYKLPTLYVAIISLLSLLAFLLCVCLFSCMLKVHRRAEKAKAIAKIAQHAGKEEGEAFRQVVHDAYARFTEESSLQSQWDSNTDKTEVDIKGLEVSKPGQYKPLSPDKNNMETSDSGVEFNTAALPLDSDTDGLQTYTSQKLLLDSDLLNGTAVPQVKLSASQTPDSKMSGSLTPDPPTGATPDADLMSHTVPEPAPRSNEPSPGSMPTAMSNTAPTPPPEAPPGTGPDPEVSKDAISPTPDQGTAGGSSST from the exons ATGACGATCCTGAGAGCAATTACAATGTCGGTTCTGTTGTGTTCAG TTTTCTCTTCAAAGTTGAAAG CTAAAGACATACCCAGGATAGCCTTCTTTGGGGAGGATGTCGAGATCCTCACCTCTGTGACAAAGAGCACGGAGGTCCGCTTTAAGCCCAGCACTCCGGCCCTGGGGGGTTCTGAAAAGGTTCTGATGAAAGACGGGATCATCACAGAGAACAGGGTCACGTTGAACCACCTGAACCACCTCGTCCTGGAGAACGTGGGGGAGGATGACGAGGGAGAATATGTGATCAAGAACGATGATGACCCACATTCTGTGAAACGCATCAAGCTCATTGTCAGAG ATTGTTCCAATGAACAGAATGTTAAATACGGCGACATTTACAACATCCCCATGCATGACGTCTCTCTACCAATCATATTGGAGTTCAGGCACAGTCCCAATGAGATTAATGATAGTGTCGGCCCAGTGACAGTGCTATTGAACCAATCCTTGACTCCTACGGAGGACTACAAGACCCGTCTTAGGGCGTCGGAGCAGAGGGTGAGCTTGCATGGGGTCACCCGGGCAGACGAGGGAAGTTACACTATCCTGGATTCTGAGATGAAAGTCAAGAAGAAGATGTGCTTGAATGTGAAAG AGCACCAGCACTTTGCTCACCTGCCGTACGCCGGGACCTTGAAGATACACCTGTACCTGAACCGATCCCTAGTCAAAGTGTTCTACACTCCGGACTCTGACTCCAAGCGGCGACTTGTGCTGGATCAGGGGGAGCTGGTGGCGTCCATGGACCCCAGTCTGGATGGTCGCTTCTTTGTTGAGGGCTCTCTGTGCGTTCTTGAGCGCGTCCGCGTCACAGATAAAGGACTCTTCCAAGTGACTGACCTGGAGGACTTCCCCGTGTCCAACGTGTACCTGACCGTCGACC CCTACAAGCTGCCGACCCTTTACGTGGCCATCATTTCGCTGCTCTCCTTGCTGGCCTTCCTGCTGTGCGTTTGCTTATTCTCCTGCATGCTGAAAGTGCATCGTCGGGCTGAGAAGGCCAAGGCCATCGCCAAGATCGCCCAGCACGCCGGCAAGGAGGAGGGCGAGGCCTTCCGCCAG gtggtcCATGATGCCTACGCCCGCTTCACAGAGGAATCATCCCTGCAGTCTCAGTGGGACAGCAACACAGACAAAACTGAGGTGGACATCAAG ggCTTGGAGGTCTCCAAGCCAGGCCAGTACAAGCCCCTCTCTCCAGACAAGAACAACATGGAGACCAGCGACTCGGGAGTGGAGTTCAACACGGCGGCCTTGCCCCTGGATAGCGACACCGACGGCCTGCAGACGTACACGTCACAGAAGCTCCTCCTGGATTCCGACTTGTTGAATGGCACCGCGGTTCCTCAGGTAAAACTGAGTGCCAGTCAAACTCCCGACTCCAAAATGAGCGGAAGTCTGACCCCCGACCCCCCAACGGGTGCCACCCCAGATGCCGACCTGATGAGTCACACAGTTCCCGAGCCGGCTCCGAGATCCAATGAACCCAGCCCAGGCTCTATGCCCACTGCCATGTCAAACAcggcccccactccccccccagaAGCTCCCCCTGGCACCGGTCCTGACCCCGAGGTTAGCAAAGATGCGATTTCACCAACACCCGACCAGGGCACTGCAGGGGGCAGCTCCAGCACCTGa
- the ino80e gene encoding INO80 complex subunit E isoform X2, which yields MNGQADMDVDYKRKYKNLKRKLKFLVYEQECFQEELRRAQRKLLKVSRDKSFLLDRLLQYERVDEDSSDSEATASSDNSEGEGLKDREREGVKKRRGSPGIPPLASSSSPHLSLLSRPGMNPLQPAASTPYLSTAVGAATSNYPSSAASPAPSGAPFSWVPRQMLSGDAPEDEGESEGDSDRAEEERGEGEEAELVIDIPNE from the exons ATGAACGGCCAGGCTGATATGGACGTGGATTACAAGCGAAAATACAAAAACCTGAAGCGGAAACTGAAATTTCTCGTTTAC GAGCAGGAATGTTTCCAGGAGGAGTTGAGGAGGGCGCAAAGGAAACTGCTCAAGGTGTCCAGAGATAAGAG CTTTCTGTTAGATAGACTGTTGCAGTATGAGAGAGTCGACGAAGATTCATCTG ATTCTGAGGCCACAGCTTCCTCAGATAACAGTGAGGGGGAAGGACTGAAGGACAGAGAGCGGGAAGGTGTTAAAAA GAGGAGAGGCAGCCCTGGCATTCCCCCCCTCGCCTCGTCTTCATCGCCtcatctctcccttctttctcgCCCTGGGATGAATCCTCTCCAGCCTGCAGCATCCACACCCTACCTCAGTACT GCTGTGGGCGCTGCAACTTCTAACTACCCCTCTTCTGCGGCTTCCCCGGCCCCCTCTGGCGCCCCCTTCAGCTGGGTGCCCAGGCAGATGCTGAGTGGAGACGCACCAGAGGACGAGGGGGAGAGTGAGGGAGACAGCGACAGGGCTGAGGAGGAGAGGGGCGAGGGAGAGGAGGCCGAGCTGGTCATCGACATTCCCAACGAGTGA